In the Parasteatoda tepidariorum isolate YZ-2023 chromosome 3, CAS_Ptep_4.0, whole genome shotgun sequence genome, one interval contains:
- the LOC107448501 gene encoding astacin-like metalloprotease toxin 5 → MLFFIAFLTLASALENLSVNLGDLPLQNPDLFGGDMLGVDVTDRNAIPQPHLKWPGAKVPYFIDDAISRYTKQIQKAMENYHDNTCVRFVPRTTEANYIRIFAGQGCYSNVGMIGGQQQVSLGQGCMFKGTIVHELGHTLGFFHEQNRSDRDEYLIIYWKNIMTGKDTQFHLMKPHENLILDTFDYNSIMLYGNTAFSKDGRSKTMVAKTGVRLYDTFDKPGLSNSDIIRVKKLYC, encoded by the exons atgttgttttttattgcCTTTCTAACCTTGGCTTCGGCCTTAGAAAATCTCAGTG taaatcttGGTGACTTACCACTGCAAAATCCAGATCTGTTTGGAGGGGACATGCTTGGAGTTGATGTGACG GATCGAAATGCCATCCCTCAACCCCATCTAAAATGGCCCGGAGCAAAGGTCCCTTACTTCATTGATGATGCTATCT CTCGTTATACGAAGCAAATTCAGAAAGCCATGGAAAATTATCACGATAACACGTGTGTTCGATTTGTACCACGAACTACTGAGGCAAACTACATCAGAATCTTTGCTGGGCAAGG GTGTTATTCCAACGTAGGTATGATTGGAGGTCAGCAGCAAGTCTCTCTGGGACAAGGGTGCATGTTCAAGGGAACTATCGTCCATGAATTGGGTCACACTCTCGGGTTCTTTCATGAACAGAACAGATCTGACAGAGATGAATACTTGATAATCTATTGGAAGAATATCATGACAG GTAAGGACACGCAGTTTCACCTGATGAAGCCACACGAAAACTTGATTCTTGATACATTTGATTACAACTCCATCATGTTGTACGGCAATACAGCTTTCTCCAAAGACGGTCGCTCTAAGACTATGGTCGCTAAAACGGGGGTTCGACTCTACGACACATTTGACAAGCCAGGTCTGAGCAATAGCGACATCATTCGAGTGAAGAAACTCTActgttaa
- the LOC107448503 gene encoding astacin-like metalloprotease toxin 5: protein MIGGAILITFLSFCNGRTLGDFDDGAMENPDLVGGDMLGFNPEDDRSAVPRTELLWPKGIVYYFKEPGLNETVPDVVLQRAFDHYKNVTCIQFRQRRWEKDYIRLFSGQGCYSYVGRKGGGQEVSLGRNCGHEGIVIHELGHAIGFYHEQNRSDRDDYIKINWENIKTGEEGQFFKLKPRQNLLLTPFDYNSIMLYGSYTGSKNRKEGLRTMEGIDGSLLLDPLTKGKLSERDIERINKLYNCK, encoded by the exons ATGATAGGAGgagcaattttaattacatttttaagcttttgcAACGGAAGGACTCTTG GTGACTTTGACGATGGTGCTATGGAGAATCCTGATTTAGTCGGAGGCGACATGTTAGGTTTCAATCCAGAg gATGATAGAAGTGCTGTCCCAAGAACAGAACTCTTATGGCCTAAaggaattgtttattatttcaaagagCCTGGACTGAATGAAACTGTAC cgGACGTGGTTCTTCAAAGAGCTTTTGATCACTACAAGAATGTCACTTGCATTCAATTCAGACAAAGAAGATGGGAGAAGGACTACATTCGCCTCTTTTCAGGGCAAGG ATGTTATTCTTATGTGGGAAGAAAAGGAGGCGGCCAAGAAGTGTCTCTAGGAAGGAACTGTGGCCACGAAGGCATAGTCATACACGAACTGGGACACGCTATCGGATTTTATCACGAACAGAACAGGTCCGATCGAGATGATTATATAAAGATTAACTgggaaaacattaaaacag gaGAGGAAGGTCAGTTTTTCAAGCTGAAGCCGCGTCAAAATCTCCTCTTAACGCCATTTGATTATAATTCTATAATGCTGTACGGATCATACACTGGATCAAAAAACAGAAAGGAAGGTCTCCGAACAATGGAGGGAATCGACGGATCACTTCTTTTGGATCCACTCACTAAAGGAAAACTCAGCGAAAGAGACATAGAAAGAATTAATAAACTGTATAACTGTAAATGA